Proteins from one Bartonella sp. HY328 genomic window:
- a CDS encoding SURF1 family protein, translating to MMTKTNNSTSKRKGFGFWTIMFLGLCTVLFCLFMALGVWQVERRAWKLDLIAKVEQRIHQPAVDAPNKDKWPDVTKDNDEYLPVKVHGHFLNDKEILITAVADAGAGYWLVVPFEKDDGTIVFINRGFVPMDHLDRGSRKGGEIDGETTIQGLLRMGEGEGYLMRKNNPQENRWFTRNIPAMAQKLGLNGDNIAPYFIDADKTPNIGKMPIGGLTVVEFRNNHLGYFLTWFTLAAGMVVAAGYIIYTNRRKA from the coding sequence ATGATGACAAAAACAAATAATTCGACCTCAAAACGAAAAGGCTTTGGCTTTTGGACCATTATGTTTCTTGGTCTATGTACCGTCCTTTTTTGCTTATTTATGGCGCTTGGAGTTTGGCAAGTGGAACGCCGTGCGTGGAAACTTGATCTTATTGCCAAGGTAGAACAGCGTATCCACCAACCCGCGGTTGATGCGCCCAACAAAGACAAATGGCCAGACGTAACAAAAGATAATGACGAATATCTACCTGTTAAAGTTCATGGCCATTTTTTAAATGACAAAGAGATTCTCATTACCGCCGTTGCCGATGCAGGCGCAGGTTATTGGTTAGTCGTACCTTTTGAAAAAGATGACGGCACCATTGTCTTTATCAATCGCGGTTTTGTACCAATGGATCATTTGGATCGCGGCTCACGCAAGGGTGGCGAAATTGATGGTGAAACCACAATTCAGGGCCTGCTTCGCATGGGTGAAGGTGAAGGTTATCTCATGCGCAAGAATAATCCGCAAGAGAATCGCTGGTTCACCCGTAATATTCCTGCCATGGCACAAAAATTAGGACTTAATGGCGACAATATTGCCCCCTATTTTATTGATGCTGATAAAACGCCCAATATTGGCAAAATGCCAATTGGCGGCCTTACCGTTGTGGAATTTAGAAACAACCATTTAGGCTATTTTTTAACTTGGTTTACCTTAGCAGCTGGCATGGTTGTTGCGGCTGGCTATATTATTTACACCAATAGGCGCAAAGCATAA
- the rpmB gene encoding 50S ribosomal protein L28: protein MSRACELTGKSVQYGNNVSHANNRTRRRFLPNLCNVTLISDTLGQSYRLRVSAHALRSVEHRGGLDAFLVKAADVELSQRARLLKRQIVKKQAEQAA, encoded by the coding sequence ATGTCCCGCGCTTGTGAATTGACCGGTAAGTCAGTACAGTACGGCAATAATGTGAGCCACGCCAATAACAGGACGCGTCGCCGCTTTTTGCCTAATCTTTGCAATGTAACTCTTATTTCCGATACTCTCGGTCAGAGCTACCGTTTACGTGTATCTGCCCATGCATTGCGCTCGGTAGAACATCGCGGTGGTCTTGATGCTTTCCTTGTAAAGGCTGCTGATGTTGAATTGTCTCAACGTGCACGTCTTTTGAAGCGTCAAATCGTTAAAAAGCAAGCTGAACAAGCTGCTTAA
- a CDS encoding VUT family protein → MKQTESIILAIFAMCVAVTASNILVQYPFSWFGLEHVLTFGAFIYPFAFLINDLTNRRFGPQIARYVVYAGFIAGLGVSWILATPRLAIASGSAFLFAQLLDIAVFGPLRQRTWWQAPLAAALAGSVLDTLIFFGLAFAPIFGFIDTATGLPDQSIAGTTAFWGGNIAIWLSLAIGDFWVKVAMAIFMLLPYGTFLALFSPATYNKSKVSK, encoded by the coding sequence ATGAAACAGACCGAATCTATTATTCTTGCCATTTTTGCCATGTGTGTGGCGGTTACTGCCTCCAATATTTTGGTGCAATACCCCTTTTCTTGGTTCGGGCTTGAGCATGTGCTCACCTTTGGCGCTTTTATCTATCCTTTTGCTTTTCTTATCAATGATTTGACCAATCGGCGTTTTGGGCCCCAAATTGCTCGCTATGTTGTTTATGCTGGCTTTATTGCTGGGCTTGGCGTGTCATGGATATTAGCAACACCGCGCCTTGCCATTGCATCAGGTTCTGCTTTCCTTTTTGCTCAATTATTAGATATCGCTGTTTTTGGTCCATTGCGCCAACGTACATGGTGGCAGGCACCGCTTGCGGCAGCGCTTGCCGGCTCTGTGCTTGATACGTTAATTTTCTTTGGGCTTGCCTTTGCACCAATATTTGGGTTTATTGATACTGCAACGGGTTTGCCAGATCAGTCAATTGCTGGTACCACCGCATTTTGGGGTGGAAATATTGCCATCTGGTTGTCGCTTGCAATTGGTGATTTTTGGGTGAAGGTGGCAATGGCAATATTTATGCTGCTGCCCTATGGTACATTTCTCGCACTGTTTTCCCCTGCGACTTACAACAAAAGCAAAGTAAGTAAATAA
- the cysQ gene encoding 3'(2'),5'-bisphosphate nucleotidase CysQ: MPHSSISYDAILEIMCTASIKAGNYIMAHYQQPILIEEKSDHSPVTIADQGAEAIILATLRNAFADIPIIAEEEVASGVKTNLASRFFLVDPLDGTREFIAQNGEFTVNIALIDNYCPLLGVIFIPAQNKLYVGSPNGAFLYHVTHGKKGDAVRLRSRQMPSNPIAVMSRSHRCAITDDWLDNHHIEHRLPVGSSLKFCLVAEGKADIYPRFEPCMTWDVAAGDAILRAAGGAMVDEAGNPIRYGACDVSADPCHKQGIFFAVGDEAGFKKLGVSHN; the protein is encoded by the coding sequence ATGCCTCACTCATCTATAAGTTACGATGCAATTTTGGAAATTATGTGTACAGCCAGTATCAAGGCTGGCAACTATATTATGGCGCATTATCAACAACCGATATTGATTGAAGAAAAAAGCGATCATTCTCCAGTGACGATCGCTGACCAAGGTGCTGAAGCGATTATCTTAGCCACTTTACGCAACGCTTTTGCTGATATTCCAATTATCGCCGAGGAAGAGGTGGCAAGCGGCGTTAAAACAAACTTGGCATCACGGTTTTTCCTCGTTGATCCATTAGATGGTACGCGTGAATTTATCGCTCAAAATGGTGAATTTACCGTCAATATTGCCCTTATTGACAATTATTGTCCTTTATTAGGGGTGATCTTTATACCAGCTCAAAATAAGCTTTATGTCGGTAGTCCCAATGGGGCATTTTTATATCATGTTACCCATGGAAAAAAAGGTGATGCGGTAAGGCTAAGATCACGGCAAATGCCAAGCAATCCAATTGCAGTGATGAGTCGCTCACACCGCTGCGCGATAACCGATGATTGGCTCGATAATCATCATATTGAGCATCGTTTGCCGGTTGGATCATCGTTAAAGTTTTGCCTTGTTGCCGAAGGTAAAGCCGATATTTATCCGCGCTTTGAACCATGTATGACATGGGATGTTGCGGCGGGTGACGCCATTTTAAGAGCTGCTGGCGGCGCAATGGTGGATGAAGCAGGAAATCCTATTCGCTATGGCGCATGCGATGTAAGTGCTGATCCTTGCCATAAACAAGGTATATTTTTTGCTGTTGGTGATGAAGCGGGTTTTAAAAAATTAGGTGTATCTCACAATTAG
- a CDS encoding methyltransferase domain-containing protein codes for MSQNPQIFDLDLIETYRQRALKHKDSGVDFLLKRMAVDLEERLQPVERIFENALDLHGFNGVVADSMGRSQKVKNITRIETNKHFVDDTYDALIRSREFLDLPEESADLIVSLLSLHLTNDTPGVFIQIRQALRPDGLFLACLAGAGTLGELRESLLQAENEIYGGVSPRIYPFIDVRDAGALLQRAGFAMPVSDIESVTVRYDNAFDLMRDLRQMGMQNALFDRSRRPVSKRFFMRVAEIYASRFADSDGRIRATFNFVWLSGWAPHPDQQKPSKRGSAKVSLADVLMPPKSN; via the coding sequence TTGAGCCAAAACCCACAAATTTTCGACCTTGATTTAATTGAAACCTATCGTCAGCGCGCCTTAAAACATAAGGATAGCGGCGTTGATTTTTTATTAAAACGCATGGCTGTGGATTTGGAAGAAAGACTGCAACCTGTTGAGCGTATATTTGAAAATGCGTTAGACCTACATGGCTTTAACGGTGTTGTGGCCGATAGCATGGGGCGGAGCCAAAAAGTAAAAAACATTACCCGCATTGAAACAAATAAGCACTTTGTTGATGACACTTATGACGCCTTAATACGCAGCCGCGAGTTTTTGGATTTACCAGAAGAATCAGCTGATCTTATCGTTTCCCTGCTTTCGCTTCACCTTACCAATGACACGCCAGGCGTCTTTATTCAAATTCGCCAAGCACTGCGTCCTGATGGATTGTTTTTAGCCTGCCTTGCAGGGGCTGGCACTTTGGGTGAATTGCGCGAAAGTCTTTTGCAAGCAGAAAACGAAATTTATGGCGGCGTAAGTCCTCGTATTTACCCATTTATTGATGTGCGTGATGCCGGTGCTTTACTGCAAAGGGCAGGCTTTGCCATGCCGGTGAGTGATATTGAAAGTGTCACCGTGCGCTATGACAATGCTTTTGATCTGATGCGCGATTTACGGCAAATGGGTATGCAAAATGCGTTATTTGACCGCTCGCGCCGCCCTGTTTCAAAACGTTTCTTTATGCGAGTAGCAGAAATCTATGCTTCACGTTTTGCCGATAGTGATGGGCGTATTCGCGCAACCTTTAATTTTGTTTGGCTTTCCGGTTGGGCCCCTCACCCAGATCAGCAAAAACCATCAAAACGTGGCTCTGCCAAAGTTTCGCTGGCAGATGTCCTAATGCCACCAAAATCAAACTAA
- a CDS encoding ComF family protein, with product MQELSWRQNILRLFKEIGIFSGNVLFPACCVGCGVLVAQTGTICPQCWAKLQFITPPFCPVMGTPHKFSLEGELLSAQALNDPPAFDRARAVLVHDGLARTLVSRLKFGDRTELAPWMAKWMVVAGRELLIDKDFIIPVPLHHFRFFKRGYNQAAELGRNIAQQKNIVFYPQALLRHKNTPPQVGLTKIERQKNVADAFEVPDKYRDKLKNKRILLVDDVLTTGSTLRAAAKALKKSGVAKVDVLTFSHRLDFLL from the coding sequence ATGCAAGAACTATCTTGGCGGCAAAATATTTTGCGCTTGTTCAAAGAAATTGGTATTTTTTCAGGAAATGTGCTTTTTCCAGCCTGTTGTGTCGGTTGCGGCGTTTTGGTTGCGCAAACCGGTACTATTTGTCCGCAATGTTGGGCAAAATTGCAATTTATAACGCCGCCCTTTTGCCCTGTCATGGGGACACCACATAAATTTAGTTTGGAAGGTGAGCTATTATCAGCGCAAGCATTAAATGACCCGCCAGCCTTTGATCGCGCGCGTGCGGTGCTTGTCCATGATGGTCTAGCGCGAACATTGGTAAGCCGTTTAAAATTTGGTGATCGTACAGAACTTGCGCCATGGATGGCAAAATGGATGGTGGTAGCGGGGCGAGAACTGTTAATAGATAAAGATTTTATAATACCTGTACCGCTGCATCATTTCCGTTTTTTTAAGCGTGGTTATAATCAAGCAGCAGAGCTTGGGCGCAATATTGCCCAGCAAAAAAATATTGTATTTTACCCACAAGCTTTACTGCGGCATAAAAATACACCGCCGCAAGTTGGTTTAACTAAAATAGAGCGGCAAAAAAACGTCGCCGATGCCTTTGAGGTGCCAGATAAATATCGTGATAAGCTTAAAAATAAACGCATTTTGCTGGTGGATGATGTGTTAACCACTGGTTCAACCTTGCGCGCAGCAGCTAAAGCCTTGAAAAAAAGCGGCGTGGCAAAGGTGGATGTTTTAACTTTTTCTCATCGCCTTGATTTCTTGCTTTAA
- a CDS encoding YraN family protein encodes MTRKQPKKTTYKKGLRAENIAALYLLLKGYWIVARRFKTKSGEIDLIARHGKTILIIEVKARKDLLSGHDAVDFTSQRRIMAAADIWLAQQKDAASLSLRFDVIIMRPWRLPTHIKNFASFN; translated from the coding sequence ATGACACGTAAACAGCCAAAGAAAACAACTTATAAAAAGGGCTTGCGCGCTGAAAATATTGCCGCCCTTTATTTATTGTTAAAAGGTTATTGGATTGTTGCGCGCCGTTTTAAAACCAAAAGCGGCGAAATTGATTTAATTGCAAGGCACGGTAAAACCATATTAATCATTGAAGTAAAAGCACGAAAAGATCTTCTTTCTGGTCATGATGCAGTCGATTTTACCAGCCAAAGGCGCATTATGGCGGCAGCAGATATTTGGCTTGCCCAACAAAAAGACGCCGCATCTTTATCGCTGCGGTTTGATGTTATCATTATGCGGCCTTGGCGGCTTCCCACTCACATTAAAAATTTTGCTTCTTTTAATTAA
- the rsmI gene encoding 16S rRNA (cytidine(1402)-2'-O)-methyltransferase codes for MSQNEDSKRYIIGAHNYQAPVIENALYLVSTPIGNLGDITIRALEVLSACDVLACEDTRTTRVLLDRYAIHKKAVSYHEHNAQTSGPMLIETLLSGKSVALVSDAGTPLISDPGFRLVTQAREAGIKVVPIPGASALLTALVATGLPTDSFFFNGFLPTKKGARIKQLQDLSGMDTTLIFYESPHRAAETLADMAEVFGLERPAALTRELTKTFETFDCDNLGNLARKYAEVDRIRGEIVLVVGRPLAKEKSFDANDIDALLLDLAKSMPAPKAAQEAASITGQKRQELYLRLMALRSNDT; via the coding sequence ATGTCCCAGAATGAAGATAGTAAGCGCTACATTATCGGTGCTCATAATTATCAAGCTCCAGTGATTGAAAACGCGCTTTATCTTGTTTCAACGCCGATTGGTAATCTTGGCGATATCACCATTCGCGCGCTTGAAGTTTTGTCGGCTTGTGATGTCTTAGCTTGTGAAGATACGCGCACAACACGGGTTTTACTTGACCGTTATGCCATTCACAAAAAAGCCGTTAGCTATCATGAGCATAACGCGCAAACAAGTGGTCCAATGCTGATTGAAACCTTGCTTTCAGGTAAATCGGTAGCGCTTGTTTCTGATGCCGGCACGCCTTTGATCTCAGATCCTGGTTTTCGTCTTGTTACGCAAGCGCGTGAAGCCGGAATTAAAGTTGTCCCCATTCCCGGTGCATCAGCGCTGTTAACCGCGCTTGTTGCCACTGGCTTACCTACCGATAGTTTTTTCTTCAATGGTTTTTTGCCAACCAAAAAGGGGGCGCGTATCAAGCAATTGCAAGATTTGAGCGGTATGGATACAACATTAATCTTTTATGAATCGCCCCACCGTGCGGCTGAAACACTTGCCGATATGGCGGAAGTATTTGGGCTTGAGCGCCCTGCAGCTTTAACCCGTGAACTTACTAAAACCTTTGAGACTTTTGACTGCGATAATTTAGGCAATTTAGCTCGAAAATATGCCGAAGTTGATCGCATTCGCGGCGAGATTGTTTTGGTGGTTGGTAGGCCCCTTGCCAAGGAAAAATCTTTTGATGCCAATGATATTGACGCCTTGCTACTTGATTTAGCAAAATCTATGCCAGCCCCAAAAGCTGCCCAAGAAGCTGCATCAATTACCGGGCAAAAACGCCAAGAGCTTTATTTGCGCCTAATGGCTTTACGAAGCAATGACACGTAA
- a CDS encoding pyridoxal phosphate-dependent aminotransferase, with the protein MAFLADALSRVKPSATIAVAQKARELKAQGKDVISLSAGEPDFDTPDNVKNAAIEAIRRGETKYTPVSGIPELRQAIAAKFKRENGLDYKPEQTIVGTGGKQILFNAFMATLNPGDEVVIAAPYWVSYPEMVLLTGGTPVFVNTRHEDNFKLRPEALEAAITPKTKWFVFNSPSNPSGAAYTHDELKALTDVLMRHPHVYVLTDDMYEHLTYGDFVYTTPAQVEPGLYDRTLTMNGVSKAYAMTGWRIGYAAGPLALIKAMDMVQGQQTSGACSIAQWASVEALNGPQDFIQKNKAIFQARRDLIVSMLNQATGIECPVPEGAFYVYPSCAALIGKKTEDGKVIATDEDFVTALLEAEGVAVVHGSAFGLGPNFRISYAASEEMLEEAGKRIQRFCASLRS; encoded by the coding sequence ATGGCATTCCTTGCTGACGCTCTTTCTCGTGTTAAGCCATCTGCGACTATTGCTGTTGCCCAAAAGGCCCGTGAACTCAAAGCCCAAGGTAAAGATGTTATTTCGCTTAGCGCTGGCGAGCCAGACTTTGACACTCCAGACAATGTAAAGAATGCCGCTATTGAAGCGATTCGGCGCGGCGAAACCAAATATACGCCTGTCTCCGGTATTCCTGAACTAAGACAGGCTATTGCTGCCAAGTTTAAACGCGAAAACGGCTTAGACTATAAGCCAGAGCAAACAATTGTTGGCACCGGCGGTAAGCAAATACTTTTTAATGCTTTTATGGCAACTCTAAACCCTGGTGATGAAGTTGTTATTGCTGCGCCTTATTGGGTAAGCTACCCTGAAATGGTGCTGCTCACCGGTGGCACACCCGTTTTTGTTAACACACGCCATGAAGACAATTTTAAATTACGCCCAGAAGCTTTAGAAGCTGCAATTACGCCAAAGACAAAATGGTTTGTTTTCAATTCGCCATCTAATCCATCAGGTGCAGCTTACACTCATGATGAATTAAAGGCTTTGACTGATGTGCTTATGCGCCATCCTCATGTCTATGTGCTAACCGATGACATGTATGAGCATTTAACCTATGGTGATTTTGTTTACACTACCCCAGCGCAGGTTGAACCTGGTCTTTATGACCGCACCTTAACAATGAATGGTGTGTCGAAAGCCTATGCAATGACTGGCTGGCGTATTGGTTATGCAGCTGGTCCTTTAGCCTTGATTAAAGCGATGGATATGGTGCAAGGCCAACAAACATCGGGTGCTTGTTCTATTGCGCAATGGGCGTCAGTAGAAGCGCTAAATGGCCCGCAAGATTTCATCCAGAAGAACAAAGCAATTTTTCAGGCTCGCCGCGATCTTATTGTGTCGATGCTTAATCAAGCAACGGGCATTGAATGCCCAGTTCCTGAAGGTGCATTTTATGTCTATCCATCTTGCGCTGCTCTCATTGGTAAAAAAACCGAAGATGGTAAGGTAATCGCAACCGATGAGGATTTCGTAACAGCATTGCTAGAAGCTGAAGGTGTTGCGGTTGTTCATGGCTCAGCCTTTGGTCTTGGGCCAAATTTCCGCATTTCCTATGCAGCATCGGAAGAAATGCTGGAAGAAGCTGGCAAGCGGATCCAACGTTTCTGCGCAAGCCTTCGCTCGTAA
- a CDS encoding vWA domain-containing protein, producing MLKPINLFVKTIFITAITSTFAFHASAAPSNNKQKVEVAFVLDTTGSMAGLIDGAKQKIWSIANTIIDVNPDAEIRMALIAYRDRGDEYIIKTYDMSSDVQGLYGKLTKLEADGGGDTPESVNEALDEAVRKLEWTKGDDTKRIIFLVGDAPPHMDYPNAPLYPNVLKGAVADGIIVNTIQAGDDRETKKIWREIAQLGHGRYMPIPQDGGRITVINTPYDDQIIVIQRKIDKTVLPYGNHDEREALTNKMEEKAEAPAPVQIDNSRFYSKKSGSKEVVTGGNDLITDVKNGTQKIEEVQETSLPDELRGKSSEEKNAIVEKTSQERSKLEAEMSALIEKRDAYITEQKLNPDKDNNSFDSVVKETLHDQLK from the coding sequence ATGCTGAAACCTATTAATTTATTTGTCAAAACTATTTTTATAACTGCTATAACATCAACCTTTGCTTTTCACGCAAGTGCTGCACCAAGCAATAATAAACAAAAGGTTGAAGTTGCATTTGTGCTTGATACCACTGGCTCTATGGCTGGTTTGATTGATGGTGCAAAACAAAAAATCTGGTCAATCGCCAATACCATTATTGATGTTAATCCCGATGCTGAAATTCGTATGGCACTTATTGCTTACCGCGATCGGGGTGATGAATATATCATTAAAACCTATGATATGAGCAGCGATGTACAAGGCTTATATGGTAAATTAACCAAGCTTGAAGCTGACGGTGGCGGTGATACTCCAGAATCGGTAAATGAAGCCCTTGATGAAGCTGTACGCAAGCTTGAATGGACCAAAGGCGATGATACAAAACGCATTATTTTCCTTGTTGGTGATGCGCCGCCCCATATGGACTACCCCAATGCACCGCTTTACCCCAACGTGTTAAAAGGCGCTGTTGCTGATGGTATCATTGTAAATACTATACAAGCGGGAGATGACAGGGAAACCAAAAAGATTTGGCGCGAAATAGCTCAACTTGGCCATGGTCGTTATATGCCAATACCGCAAGATGGTGGCAGAATTACTGTGATTAACACACCTTATGATGACCAAATCATTGTTATCCAACGAAAAATTGATAAAACTGTTTTGCCTTATGGCAATCATGACGAACGTGAAGCACTCACGAATAAAATGGAAGAGAAGGCAGAAGCGCCAGCACCAGTTCAAATCGATAATTCACGTTTTTATTCTAAGAAAAGCGGTAGCAAAGAGGTTGTAACCGGTGGTAATGATTTAATTACCGATGTAAAAAATGGCACGCAAAAAATTGAGGAGGTGCAAGAAACATCGCTACCCGATGAGCTGCGCGGCAAATCTAGCGAAGAAAAAAATGCAATTGTTGAAAAAACATCGCAAGAGCGCAGCAAATTAGAAGCGGAAATGTCTGCCCTCATTGAAAAGCGCGATGCCTATATTACCGAGCAAAAATTAAATCCCGATAAAGACAATAATTCGTTTGATAGCGTTGTAAAAGAAACTTTACACGATCAATTAAAATAA
- a CDS encoding pseudoazurin: MLRVLLAIIGLMFLSAPVMAETFEVKMLNRGDKGPMVFEPDYLKIKPGDKVIFKATHRSHNAASIKEMMPEGATPFMGKIDEEREITFDVPGFYGIKCTPHYAMGMIMMIKVGEATMPDAYRDVKQPGVARKRFDEIFERIDAGE, encoded by the coding sequence ATGTTACGTGTTTTATTGGCCATTATCGGCCTTATGTTCCTTTCAGCTCCAGTTATGGCTGAAACTTTTGAGGTAAAAATGCTTAATCGTGGCGATAAGGGCCCTATGGTTTTTGAACCCGATTATCTTAAAATTAAGCCTGGTGACAAGGTGATTTTCAAGGCAACCCACCGCTCGCACAATGCAGCCTCAATCAAAGAAATGATGCCAGAGGGTGCAACACCTTTTATGGGCAAAATTGATGAAGAACGCGAAATTACTTTTGACGTACCTGGTTTTTACGGCATTAAATGTACACCGCATTATGCCATGGGCATGATCATGATGATTAAGGTTGGCGAGGCGACGATGCCAGATGCTTACCGCGATGTGAAACAACCAGGCGTTGCACGCAAGCGTTTTGATGAAATATTTGAGCGTATTGACGCTGGCGAATAA
- a CDS encoding ABC transporter ATP-binding protein — protein MMLRAENLFWSVGDKTIINNVSLQAKPGHFLGIIGPNGSGKSSLMSLLTGIRKPSQGSVFLRNKPLNSLKRIEIAQSLAFIEQHADTGERISVRQAAELGRTPYLSVLSPFSQKDHDIVNEALTKTDMLKMADRIWQTLSGGEKQRVHFSRALAQQPEILLLDEPTNHLDIHHQLALLSLVRNQGLTIIAALHDLNHAAMFCDEIAVLDQGKIFAQGSPKEVMTEETIRQIFKVEVEIMTRKCGNLNISYIAPQKIKKMPLETGASQTIRNCA, from the coding sequence ATCATGTTAAGAGCTGAAAATCTTTTTTGGAGTGTTGGTGACAAAACAATCATCAACAACGTTTCGCTACAGGCAAAACCTGGCCATTTTTTAGGGATTATTGGCCCCAATGGTTCGGGTAAAAGTTCGCTCATGTCGCTGCTTACCGGAATTAGAAAACCTTCTCAAGGCAGCGTTTTTCTCAGAAATAAGCCATTAAATTCTTTAAAACGAATCGAAATTGCCCAAAGCCTTGCTTTTATCGAACAACATGCCGATACAGGCGAGCGTATCAGTGTACGCCAAGCTGCCGAGCTTGGTCGCACACCCTATCTATCAGTATTATCGCCTTTTTCTCAAAAAGATCATGACATTGTTAATGAAGCCCTTACCAAAACCGATATGCTCAAAATGGCAGATCGTATTTGGCAAACCCTATCGGGGGGAGAAAAGCAACGCGTGCATTTTTCACGCGCACTTGCTCAACAGCCTGAAATATTGCTTCTTGATGAGCCAACTAACCATCTTGACATTCATCACCAACTGGCACTTTTAAGCCTCGTCCGCAATCAAGGTTTAACAATCATTGCCGCCCTTCATGACCTCAATCATGCTGCGATGTTTTGTGACGAAATTGCTGTGCTTGATCAAGGAAAAATATTTGCACAAGGCAGCCCAAAAGAAGTAATGACAGAGGAAACTATTCGTCAAATTTTTAAGGTTGAAGTTGAAATCATGACGCGCAAATGCGGCAATTTGAACATTAGCTATATTGCACCACAGAAAATCAAGAAAATGCCTTTAGAAACAGGCGCATCACAAACAATAAGGAATTGTGCTTAA
- a CDS encoding FecCD family ABC transporter permease, with product MSYTFRLKPLIFTFIAIILISLALMMGAAIGETTIPFQTVYETIALKLFNAKVDISAIDAGIVWHYRLSRAVVGACCGASLALCGVVLQSILRNPLADPYLLGISAGASTGAVCVMIIGTGLGVISMSGGAFIGALVAFVCVALLAFRIGRSAAAVILAGIAGAQFFNALTAFIVTRGADAEQARGIMFWLMGNLSTVRWVDVAIAFPVTIIGFVICLFFARALDAFAFGTDSAASLGIPVRWVCGILITCCALMTAVMVSLVGAIGFVGLVIPHAARALVGTRHQTLIPVSAVIGAIFLIAADVVSRIIVPGQVLPIGVITALVGAPIFAFILVTKKEM from the coding sequence ATGTCATATACTTTCCGATTGAAACCGCTTATTTTTACTTTTATTGCCATTATACTCATTAGCTTGGCTCTTATGATGGGGGCAGCAATCGGCGAAACGACCATTCCCTTTCAAACGGTTTATGAGACTATTGCTTTAAAACTATTTAATGCAAAAGTGGATATAAGTGCTATTGATGCAGGAATTGTCTGGCATTATCGTTTGAGCCGCGCGGTGGTTGGCGCCTGTTGTGGTGCAAGTCTTGCACTATGTGGCGTGGTGTTACAATCTATATTAAGAAATCCACTTGCTGATCCTTATTTGTTGGGTATTTCTGCAGGCGCCTCAACTGGTGCTGTTTGCGTTATGATTATAGGAACAGGCTTAGGGGTAATTTCCATGTCAGGCGGCGCCTTTATTGGTGCTTTGGTTGCTTTTGTCTGTGTTGCCCTTCTTGCCTTTCGCATTGGCCGCAGTGCAGCAGCTGTTATTCTTGCCGGTATTGCCGGTGCCCAATTTTTTAACGCTCTCACTGCTTTTATTGTTACACGCGGCGCCGATGCGGAGCAAGCACGCGGCATTATGTTCTGGTTAATGGGTAATCTATCCACTGTACGTTGGGTAGATGTTGCAATCGCCTTTCCAGTAACGATTATCGGTTTTGTTATCTGCCTATTTTTTGCACGCGCGCTTGATGCCTTTGCCTTTGGCACCGATTCCGCCGCTTCGCTTGGTATCCCAGTGCGCTGGGTATGCGGCATTTTAATCACTTGCTGCGCTTTAATGACCGCAGTCATGGTAAGCCTTGTTGGTGCTATCGGCTTTGTTGGCCTTGTTATACCCCATGCAGCACGTGCGCTTGTTGGTACACGCCACCAAACGCTTATTCCTGTATCAGCAGTTATAGGCGCAATATTTTTAATTGCCGCTGACGTTGTTTCACGTATAATTGTGCCGGGACAAGTTTTACCAATCGGCGTTATAACTGCATTGGTCGGTGCGCCAATTTTTGCCTTTATTCTTGTCACCAAGAAAGAGATGTAA